CTGGTCAATACAAGTCAGGAGGGCACCTTCGAGATTAGCGCCAGTTAGATCGGCTCCAGTTAGGTCGGCTCCACCGAGGTCGGCAAGCGATAGGTCGGCTCCACTCAGGTTAGCTCCCCTGAGATTGGCTCCCCTCAAGTCAGCGTTGGGGAGGATACATCCTATACATTGTTTGGTGGTTAGCAACCTGTTGACGATTACGGGATCTGCGGCGTTGGCTGAGTTGGCGGATGCGATCGCGCTCAATAGCACTGCACCAGTGGCTAGAATTTGTAGTTTCATGGTTTTTTTAATCCCCTAGCTAACGTGTTGGTGAATTATCATCTCTGGTTAGAGCTATTGGGATGATAGGCTCAAGGCTGGGGGAATAGCAAAAATTATTTTTTTTACCAAATTTTTGCGCCTACTCTGCCGATAATCCCTGATTTTCTAGAATTCTAGCTGGAGAGACAAGACAAAGATTTTTCAGCAAAAAAGCGATCGCCACTAGGCTTATTATCGGGTAAAGCCTTCGAGCGATCGCCTGTATTCTTCGTTTCATTCTAACTTCAGCGGCCATCCGCAAAGGTTTTTATGGTCTAGTCCTAGACTAAAGTTTTTAAATGCTGGATCAGCTTATCGGCTGGCACCACACCCTCAATGCGCTCTACTGGCTGGCCATTTTTAAACAGTACCAGCGTCGGTAGGGCGTGAATTTGATAATTAGTAGCCAAATCTGGATAATTATCCGTATCAATTTTTACAACCATGAGGCGATCGTTCATCTGGGTATTGACCTGCTCTAGAATTGGAGCCATCATCTGACAGGGGCCGCACCAGGTAGCGTAAAAATCGACCAAAACGGGCACGTCGGCACCAGAGAGTAAATCCTCAAAACTGTTGAACTGTTTTTTAACTGCCATAGGAGCAAAGGGCTTTTAGTCTTATGGCATAATTCTAGTGCAAAATTATGGAAAGACAGCGCCTTGAGTCGCGCCGTGTCTAGTTGTCCGGTCGTAGCGTATATTTCGCTCGTTATATTCTTTAATAATTTTTTGACCCGTAGCATTTGCTAGATCTCCGAGAGAGTTGCATTTAGGAGAATCTGGCAAATCTTTTAGAGCATCCAATATCTTATTACTAGCCTCAATAATGTAATTTTTATGACCATCCTCATGAAGTTTCAACGCAGTTATAAATCTAGACCAGTTTCTTATTAGTTGTGGAGAAACATTAGCAGGGATATTCCATTTAGGAAAGGTAACTATCACAGATGAATTTACTTTGGCTGAACTAATTTGACATCTAGTACCAAAAATTGAATAACCGTAACCAAAACGTATAGAGGCTGTCGTATTGGCATAAAAACGCTTACCAAAGCGGGGATCTTCTGGCCCCATTTGATTCATTTGAGAGCGTAATTGCTCGGCTGTAAAGCCAAATATTTCATAGTAGACTGTTTGGATAGTAACTTTAGGGATAAATGACTGCTCAACGGTTACAGGTAGATTTGGTGCAGACATTTGGGCTTTTATTGAAGGAGTGAAATATGTAGCAGCTAGCAGTATGAGGATTGGTGTAAATATTGCTGTAACGGTAAAAGTTTTGAGGTTCATGTTGAATGCTTCGCGGATATTGTCTAAATAATATTTCCCCGTACAAATTGGCCGCAAATCGCCCTAATATAATCTAGTTTGTCACGCATAAAGGGAGCGATTCATTAATGGAAGCATTGCCAGAAACACAGGCTAGGTTACGCGGACAGGTGGCGATCGTCACGGGTGCTTCGCGGGGAATTGGTCAAGCTGTTGCCTTGGCGTTAGCTGCCGAGGGAGCTAATTTAGTTGTGAACTATGCCAGTTCTAGTGCAGCCGCCGAAAAAGTAGTAAACGAGATTATTGAGGGGGGAGGAAACGCGATCGCCCTTCAAGCTGATGTCTCCAAAGCCGACCAAGTAGACGCCCTAATCGCCGCCGCAATGGAAAAATGGGGGCGCGTCGATATCCTCGTCAACAACGCAGGCATTACCCGCGACACGCTGTTACTGCGGATGAAGCCAGAAGATTGGCAAGCCGTAATTGACCTCAACCTCACTGGAGTTTTCTTGTGTACCCGCGCTGCTAGCAAAATCATGCTCAAGCAACGCGCTGGGCGAATTATTAATATTTCCTCCGTTGCAGGTCAAATGGGCAACCCCGGTCAAGCCAACTACAGCGCTGCCAAAGCTGGAGTTATTGGATTTACCAAAACCGTCGCCAAAGAACTAGCCAGCCGGGGCATCACGGTCAATGCAGTCGCCCCTGGATTCATCGCCACAGATATGACGATGGGTTTAAAATCAGACGAAATCCTCAAATTCATTCCCTTGGGTCGCTACGGTCAAGCAGAGGAAGTCGCAGGTCTAGTTCGATTTCTCGCTGCCGATGCTGCGGCTGCCTACATTACTGGTCAAGTCATTAATGTCGATGGGGGTATGGTCATGGCTTAGAAACTA
The Microcoleus sp. FACHB-831 genome window above contains:
- the trxA gene encoding thioredoxin, with product MAVKKQFNSFEDLLSGADVPVLVDFYATWCGPCQMMAPILEQVNTQMNDRLMVVKIDTDNYPDLATNYQIHALPTLVLFKNGQPVERIEGVVPADKLIQHLKTLV
- a CDS encoding DUF922 domain-containing Zn-dependent protease; this encodes MNLKTFTVTAIFTPILILLAATYFTPSIKAQMSAPNLPVTVEQSFIPKVTIQTVYYEIFGFTAEQLRSQMNQMGPEDPRFGKRFYANTTASIRFGYGYSIFGTRCQISSAKVNSSVIVTFPKWNIPANVSPQLIRNWSRFITALKLHEDGHKNYIIEASNKILDALKDLPDSPKCNSLGDLANATGQKIIKEYNERNIRYDRTTRHGATQGAVFP
- the fabG gene encoding 3-oxoacyl-[acyl-carrier-protein] reductase; its protein translation is MEALPETQARLRGQVAIVTGASRGIGQAVALALAAEGANLVVNYASSSAAAEKVVNEIIEGGGNAIALQADVSKADQVDALIAAAMEKWGRVDILVNNAGITRDTLLLRMKPEDWQAVIDLNLTGVFLCTRAASKIMLKQRAGRIINISSVAGQMGNPGQANYSAAKAGVIGFTKTVAKELASRGITVNAVAPGFIATDMTMGLKSDEILKFIPLGRYGQAEEVAGLVRFLAADAAAAYITGQVINVDGGMVMA